GCCATATTGGATGAAGTGCAACGAACTCCTGAGATTTTTTCCTATTTACAACAGTTGTTGGATGAAGCCGGTCAAACCGGATTATTTATTCTTACGGGATCCAATAATTTCCTGCTTCAGGAGAATATTTCGCAAAGCCTTGCCGGACGTGTGGCTTATCTTTTCCTGTTGCCTCTTTCTATTGAAGAGATCCCGAACAGCCATTTGTCCGCAGATGAACTGATGTTTAGAGGTGGTTATCCTGCTCTATATAAAGAATCGACAGATTGCGCCCGATATTATGCCAACTACATCAGGACTTATATCGAACGGGATGTACGCCTGCTAAAGAACATTGTCGATTTGAATGCATTTGAACGTTTTCTTCGTCTTTGCGCGGGGAGAGTCGGCCAACTATTGAACATGAGCAGCCTATCGGTGGAGGTGGGGGTCGACAACAAGACAATTTCCTCTTGGCTTAGTGTGCTGGAGGCAAGTTTTATTTTGTTTCGTTTACAGCCTTTCCATCAAAATTATAATAAACGGATTGTAAAGATGCCCAAACTATACTTTTACGATACAGGGTTGGCCCTTTCCCTGATGGGAGTGGAAACGGCGGAGCAGTTACGTTATCACCCGTTCCGGGGAAACTTGTTTGAAAATCTGATTGTGGTGGAATTTCTGAAGAGACGATATAATTCAGGGAAAGGGAATAATCTCTTTTTTTGGCGGGATAATACGGGGAATGAAATTGATTTGATAATTGACGGAATGACACCCATTCCCATAGAAATTAAATCGGGGCAAACTGTTACCAGTGACTTTTTTAAAGGCCTGCACTTTTGGGAGCGTATGACCCGCAAAAAAGGAGGATATATAGTCTATGGCGGAGACATGCACCAAAAGCGAAGCGACGGTATCAGCATAATTCCTTTTCATGAATTATCACGCATTTCGACTTCATTATGGCCAAGGTAATACAATAAGGAACCACCTTCCTTTTTCCTTTACCCTGACCGCTGATCAGGGATTAAATGGGTTCCACATCCGGGTAGCGAATGCGGGGTTGTTTACAAAGAAACACGGAATGCCCCTAATTTCTGTGATAGATCAGAAAATGCTTTGTTGAGCGTATCTATTTCTTCGGGAGTAAATCGAGCTGGCCTACCATTCACATCATTACCATTTATGCGTTGGCTAAGCCAACTTTTTGTTTTGTTAAAATAATTCTTGGCAATATACGACATGGATACGAATTGTGTAATCTCCCTCATTTGCTCTTTTATTCTCAAACGTTTAGCGTCTTCAAGCGTTTGCTTTGCACTTGCTATAAAAGCAGCTTCAAAACCTTCCGGATCGTTATTTGCAAGCTGTTCTAATTCTTTATCAATAGTTATCCGTTCCCGGTCTGACTTGGCAGCTATGTCTTTCTTTTTCAGCTCTTCAAATTTTTCGCCTGTTGTCATACTTTTTTCGTTTTTGTGTCTTACTCCTTATCAGGTAAGACCTTCTGTTAAACATCACTTTTCAACTCCTCTACGATTTGCGATATAATCCAACCCAGATCATTTTTATGTGTAAACCGGGATTGAAAGAACCGGTATTTACGAAGATAGAACAGGAGCTCCTTTTCCAGTTTCCTCCGTTCTTTTGACACGTACTGTTTCATGGTGCTTCTTTGTTATTCTCTCTTCTATAATAAAACAAAAATAATAAACTTTTGTTTATTGCGCAATTAGTTGACTTCAAAGGAGAAGGATTGCCTATGTTTTTGTCATATTCTCCCGCATAGGTGCCTATCAGGGTCAACGCATAAAAAAATCAGAAAAGACAGTGTTATCAACAATTTATCCGTCTGGTTGTTAATAACTTGTGTTGTTTTGAGGCAATGTAAATGCGTATCTTTGCCTCAAAAAAGACATGACAAGTCCAGCCACTTCTTTGCACCGGTATTTTGAGTGCATTCCCGACCACCGAATCAACAGGAACAAGAAACACCTGCTATCCGACATCATAATCCTGTCGATACTCGCCGTTATTTGTGGGGCGGAATCGTGGGATTCAATTGAACTTTTCGGCAAGACAAAACTTTCATTCCTGAAAACGTTCCTCAAACTGCCCAACGGTATCCCCTCACACGATACGATTAACAGGGTGTTTTCCAGTTTACGTCCACGTCTTTTTGAAGAAGCTTTCATCAAATGGGTTGATTCTTTAAAGGATGAGCATATCACAAAAGAGGTTATCAGCTTGGACGGCAAGTGTATAAAAGGGTCCAAAGACAGCTTTCATGAAAAGAACCCCATCTACATGGTCAGCGCCTGGGCATCAGAAAACCAATTGGTCCTGGGCCAACTCAAGGTGGATGAGAAAAGCAATGAGATCACGGCCATCCCGTTATTGCTGGACCTGCTTGACATAGAAGGAAGCATTATTACCATAGATGCCATTGGTACCCAAACGAAGATTGCTGAAAAAATCATAGAAAATAAAGCGGATTATATCCTTTCGGTCAAGGGTAACCAGAAAGAGCTTTTGTCCCAGGTGGAGGACAGTTTCAACCGGCATAATCCGGACTCGGTCGATCAGGTGACGGAAAAAGGGCACGGACGGATTGAAACACGTACCTGTGAAATTATCTCGAACCTGGGTTTCATCGACAACAGGGAACACTGGAAAGGACTCAAGACGATTGTCAGGATTACTGCCCACAGGGACACGGGTAAAAAACAGGAGACCGAAACCCGTTTCTACATTAGCAGTGTCATTGACCAAGCAGCAAACTTCAACACTTTTATACGTCAGCACTGGGGCATTGAAAACAAACTCCACTGGACATTGGACATGGTTTTTGACGAAGACCGGCAAAGGAAAAGGGCGAAGAACTCCGCCCAAAACTTTTCCTTCATCAGAAAAATAGCACTCAACCTTCTAAAACAAGACACATCGAAGGGTTCTTTGGTTTCAAAACGTCTCAAGGCCGGGTGGGATGACAACTTTTTGCTACAGTTGTTGAAAATTTAAATGCGTTGACCCTGGGTGCCTATGCTTTTAGTATGTTTTCTCAGAAAAATGCCTATGCTTTTAAATAAATATATTATCTCAGCACTGTAAATCAGCACCATCAATATGTTTTACAGAAATATATATCAAAGATTGAAAGAATGGGCGTCGAATCCGCACCGCAAGCCGCTTATCCTACGTGGAGCCAGGCAAGTAGGGAAAACAACCGTCGTAGAAGAGTTTAGCCGGGAGTTCGACAATTACATCCATCTAAACCTTGAAAGGCCGGGAGATGCGCGATTGTTTACCGAATCAGATACGGTTTCGGAAATAATGCAGGTTGTTAGTTTTCGTCAAAATATATCTATAGAAAAAGGCAGGATCCTGCTGTTTATCGATGAAATACAAACCGAACCGAAAGCGGTGGCGCTATTGCGTTAATTTTGGGGGCTCCGGTTATCTTTCCAAGGATGTCAGGGAGGCATTTACAATAATGGAGAGGGCTTTTCTGTTGGAATTGGTATATCCCGCTACCAGCGTGCAGGTTCCTATTGAAGTGTCTTTTCGCCGAGCGCCAAAATTGTGTTGGGTAGATACCGGGCTTGTTAATTTTGCGGCTAATCTTCAAGTCGAATTACTGGGAAAGGCAGATATTCTTGACTCTTGGAAAGGGACTATTGCCGAACAGATTGTAGCACAAGAATTGCGCGTACTATTAAACAATGCACATATTGAGCATCTCAACTTCTGGATACGCAACAAAAAGGGATCCAATGCCGAAGTCGATTTCATTTGGCAACAGGGCACCCATATTATTCCCATAGAGGTAAAATCGGGGACTAATGCCCATTTACGCTCCATACAATCTTTTATGGATTTGTCAGCAGGGAATACAGCCGTTCGTATATGGAGTGAAAAGTATTCTGTGGACACGGTACGCACTCCAAAAGGGAAATCGTTCAAATTGCTCAATATCCCTTTTTATTATGCAGGAGCATTACCCATGCTGTTAGGACGTGAGATGTAAGACTTAGCCCCTTACAGAACCAACCCCATCACCCTGTAATTCAGCAGCTTTACTTCTGAAGAATTATTCTCAAACTCCCCGGTATAAATAATAGTTTTGTCAATTATCCTATCCCCAAGGGAAGAGGTAATAGCACGAATCCCTTTCTCGAAATCGGGATGATACGTTTGAGAAGATTTTATTTCAATAGCTTTATAGTCTTTTCCTTGTTTCAAAAGCAAATCCACTTCATTGCCGTTACTGTCCCTATAAAAGAATAAATTACTTTCTTTTCCCCGATTATATCGGGTTTTAAGTGCTTCGTTGATAATAAGGTTCTCAAATAAATGACCCCGCATTCTATCTCTTTCCAATTGTTGTTCTGTTTCAATTCCCAACAGATAGCAAGCAAGTCCCGTATCACAAAAATAGAGCTTCGGGGTCTTGGTTAGCCGTTTACGTATATTTTCAAAGAAAGGAGGCAATAAGAGAATTACATAAGATGCCTGCAAAACGGACAGCCATGATTTGATAGTATTAGCCGAGACCCCGACTTCGTTTGAAAGTTCCGAGGCGTTAAACAAACAGCCGATACGTCCGGCACAAAGCCTTAAAAAAGTTTGAAATTGCATCATATCTTTTATTTGTAACAAATCCCGCACATCCCGTTCTAAATAAGTTTTTACATACGATGGATAAAATAGGGAAGGTATGTTCTTTCCTGCATATATAACCGGATAAAAACCATCCAGTATCAATCTGTCTACTGTTTTGTTTTGCGCTTCATTTTTCACTTCGGCAAATGAAAGCGGGAGTAGTTCCAGTACAGCGGTACGCCCCGCTAACGATTGAGTTATTTTCTCAAGGATGGAAAATTGAGAACTACCCGAAAGAATAAATCGTTTTTCAGGATCTTTATCGACCATACCTTGTATAAAAGACATCAGGACGGGAGCATTCTGCACTTCGTCCAAAATCATTCCTTCGGGATGCTGGGTAAGAAAACCCATAGGGTCATTTATGGCAAATTGTCTGACATCAAGATTCTCCAATGAATAGTATGGCAGGTTGGCAAAAACTTTTTTCAACAAAGTGGTTTTCCCTGACTGGCGCGGGCCGATTAATGTTATTACCGAAAAATAGTGGTAAACTTCATGCAAAACAGCGGTAATTTTTCTTTCAATAAACAATTTACTCATCTCTTAAATCAATTTATGTAATTTCGAAGTATAACTTCAAAATTACATATAATTACTGAAGATAGAAAATAATTCGCATCAGGATTGTACTATACCCTGTTTAAGTTTACTTATTCTTTATGCAGTAAACTCTTACGGTTTTCTAAGAAAAATCCATACATTTGTAAACTATGGCACGCATACTTAAATTATTGAATGATGAACAGATTCCTTTACCCTCACCGCTGATCAGGGATTAAGTGGTTTTTACATCCGGGTAGCGAATGCGGGGTTGTTTACAAAGAAATGCGGAATGCCCCTAATTTCTGTGATAGATCAGAAAATGCTTTGTTGAGCGTATCTATTTCTTCGGGTGTAAATTGAGCTTGTCTGCCGTTCACATCGTGCCCATTTATACGCTGGCTGAGCCAGCTTTTTGTTTTGTTGAAATAATTCTTCGCGATATACGACATGGATACGAATTGTGTAATCTCTCTCATTTGCTCTTTTATTCTCAAACGCTTGGCGTCTACAAGCGTTTGCTTTGCACTTGCTATAAAAGCAGTTTCAAAACCTTCCGGATCGTTATTTGCAAGCTGTTCTAATTCTTTATCATTAGTTATCCGTTCCCGGTCTGACTTGGCAGCTATGTCTTTCTTTTTCAGCTCTTCAAATTTTTCACCTGTTGTCATACTTTCTCGTTTTTGTGTCTTACCCCTTATCAGGTAGGCAGTTTTATTAAACATCTCTTTTCAATTCTTCTACGATTTGCGATATAATCCACCAGATCATTTTTATGTGTAAAAGAACCGGTATTTACGAAGATAAAACAGGAGTTCCTTTTCCAGTTTCCTCCGTTCTTTTGGCACGTACTGTTTCATGGCGCTCCTTTGTTAATTATCCTTCTTCGACTCGACAAAGGTAATAAACTTTTGTTTATTATGCAAACGATATCCTAACCCAACTTTCACTTACATTTCCACGCAATCCTGTCCAGAATGAGTCAGGACGATCCCCTTGGCGGTGACTGTGACCTACATATTTTTATTTTCTTGAACGGCGCCTGTTTCATCTTTAGGATGGAGTATATCCTCTCCGCTTGCTTTGTCGGCCGACTGCATTGTCTCAGTTCCACCTTCTCACCCAGGGCATTGACGGCTTCTGTAGTCACCAATTTCTGCGTAGACATGCGGCGAACAATCTCTGTCCAATAAGCGTTTTCTCCCGATTGCTTGAGTTGAAAGCGTATCGTATTGACAATCCAATAAGAAAGTAGTCCGAAGAATAAATGCGCATCACTGCGTTCATCCTTTTGATGATAGATGGGTCGTAGATTGAGATCCGTTTTTAGCTGCCGGTTGGTGCATTCTATCTCACGAATCAAATTATAATACTCCCAGGTCGTCTGTTCGCCAAAAGTCCGTACGTTGGTTCTCAGGAAATAGACTCCCGTGTTTTTGTCTATTGCGGTAATATCCTTGATCGTCCAGTTTACTTTTTGCATTTCAGCTGGTTTCCTCTCATTGCACAGGTACGTTATTTGATAATGTCGCGCGATGGAGGGATAACGCTCAATGGCTCTGCCGACTCGTTCAACTACTTTTTCGTAACGTTTGGTACCTCCTTTCCTTGTAATGGCCTCGTTGATTTTCTCCATCTCACCTTCAAAGCGTTCTTTCCATTGACGGTTCATGGAGGCTTCCGTCATTGCTTTTGAGGGAGAGGTGATCTCCAGATAATAATCCTCTTCAGGCCGGGTCTGCACTTCCCGCAAGGTAATCTCCTGTTTTCTGGTGTCATGTACGGTTACCGTCCGGTGATCCTTCGAGAGGCTGTAGTCTTTTAACCGTGTGCGGGATACGCAAAGATAATTGTATCCTTTTTCTTTTATGCCTTGCAGGTTCTCTTCGGTGGAGATGCCTGCATCGATTACAACCAAGGTCTTTTTACTGGTGACGGAGGTTTTGACAGCCAACTTGTCAATCATACCGGGAAGTGATTTGGGGTCTGAGGTATTGCCTGCAAGAATAGAGGAATAACGGATAAATCCCTCCCTGTTTATGCACAAGGCCAATACCAGTAATCGACAGTCGTTGCGCTTCTCCTTGCTGCGTCCGAAACGCGCTTTGCGACTTCCTGCTTTACGGCCTTCAAAATAGAAGTTGGTCAGGTCAAAAAGCACGATACGATTATCTATATTGAACAGGTTATCCGTCCTTTGGCAAAGATGTCGTTCCAATTTATCTTTGATCCCATAAAGACGATCCGGCATTTGGTAGAGTGCATTGATGCCCGGAGTCCAATCCGGAGTACCTGAATAAAGTTCGCAAGCAGCGGAATTCTCCTTCATGACACGGTGTGTAGCCCATTCCGATGGACTATAAACGGTTCGGACAATCAGATGGGAGAGAGCGGCATGAATGGCGTTTTCATTCCAGCCCTGGCCTCTTAGAAAATCTTCCAGCCCCAGGCGGTCAATGGTTTGTTTGCAAAGCCATTCCGCGCCGATGTTACGGGCATCGGTATGTTCTACTGTATCCAAATCTATATACCTTTCGGACTCTTCTTTGGATTGGTTCTCTTTTTGGTTGAACCGGTCGATCCCTCCTTCGGCAAGCATGCGTTGCCAGTATCGTTCGGCAAAGAGGCGCTCTTCGTGAGAAAGTCCATCCTTATTTTCCGGGAAAAGAGATCCATGATGCCGGTGTTGAAAACGCATAGTCAAGGCACGTGCAATACGTTTGACCTGGAGAGGCTTCAGGCATGGTTCAAAACCGATATTCAGTACAATCAGGGAATGCACATGTCCGCGCACATCTCGATAAGACTCCTGCAGTCGATAGTAAGGAGCTTCCTGTCCCGTGGCGGAATTGAAACGTAGTTGTACATTCACGTGCATGAGACAAAAATACAACAAGACTTGCATTCAAAAGTGTCCTACAATCCGGATTTGACATACTT
This window of the Proteiniphilum saccharofermentans genome carries:
- a CDS encoding DUF5053 domain-containing protein, producing the protein MTTGEKFEELKKKDIAAKSDRERITIDKELEQLANNDPEGFEAAFIASAKQTLEDAKRLRIKEQMREITQFVSMSYIAKNYFNKTKSWLSQRINGNDVNGRPARFTPEEIDTLNKAFSDLSQKLGAFRVSL
- a CDS encoding DUF4143 domain-containing protein — its product is MKYKPNRKRWRYCVNFGGSGYLSKDVREAFTIMERAFLLELVYPATSVQVPIEVSFRRAPKLCWVDTGLVNFAANLQVELLGKADILDSWKGTIAEQIVAQELRVLLNNAHIEHLNFWIRNKKGSNAEVDFIWQQGTHIIPIEVKSGTNAHLRSIQSFMDLSAGNTAVRIWSEKYSVDTVRTPKGKSFKLLNIPFYYAGALPMLLGREM
- a CDS encoding ATP-binding protein, producing the protein MIERIASKELTLLASQYKAVAVVGPRQSGKTTLVRHVFKDKPYVSLENPDIRRFALEDPRGFLSGYPEGAILDEVQRTPEIFSYLQQLLDEAGQTGLFILTGSNNFLLQENISQSLAGRVAYLFLLPLSIEEIPNSHLSADELMFRGGYPALYKESTDCARYYANYIRTYIERDVRLLKNIVDLNAFERFLRLCAGRVGQLLNMSSLSVEVGVDNKTISSWLSVLEASFILFRLQPFHQNYNKRIVKMPKLYFYDTGLALSLMGVETAEQLRYHPFRGNLFENLIVVEFLKRRYNSGKGNNLFFWRDNTGNEIDLIIDGMTPIPIEIKSGQTVTSDFFKGLHFWERMTRKKGGYIVYGGDMHQKRSDGISIIPFHELSRISTSLWPR
- a CDS encoding ATP-binding protein, which codes for MSKLFIERKITAVLHEVYHYFSVITLIGPRQSGKTTLLKKVFANLPYYSLENLDVRQFAINDPMGFLTQHPEGMILDEVQNAPVLMSFIQGMVDKDPEKRFILSGSSQFSILEKITQSLAGRTAVLELLPLSFAEVKNEAQNKTVDRLILDGFYPVIYAGKNIPSLFYPSYVKTYLERDVRDLLQIKDMMQFQTFLRLCAGRIGCLFNASELSNEVGVSANTIKSWLSVLQASYVILLLPPFFENIRKRLTKTPKLYFCDTGLACYLLGIETEQQLERDRMRGHLFENLIINEALKTRYNRGKESNLFFYRDSNGNEVDLLLKQGKDYKAIEIKSSQTYHPDFEKGIRAITSSLGDRIIDKTIIYTGEFENNSSEVKLLNYRVMGLVL
- a CDS encoding AAA family ATPase yields the protein MFYRNIYQRLKEWASNPHRKPLILRGARQVGKTTVVEEFSREFDNYIHLNLERPGDARLFTESDTVSEIMQVVSFRQNISIEKGRILLFIDEIQTEPKAVALLR
- a CDS encoding IS1634 family transposase, whose protein sequence is MHVNVQLRFNSATGQEAPYYRLQESYRDVRGHVHSLIVLNIGFEPCLKPLQVKRIARALTMRFQHRHHGSLFPENKDGLSHEERLFAERYWQRMLAEGGIDRFNQKENQSKEESERYIDLDTVEHTDARNIGAEWLCKQTIDRLGLEDFLRGQGWNENAIHAALSHLIVRTVYSPSEWATHRVMKENSAACELYSGTPDWTPGINALYQMPDRLYGIKDKLERHLCQRTDNLFNIDNRIVLFDLTNFYFEGRKAGSRKARFGRSKEKRNDCRLLVLALCINREGFIRYSSILAGNTSDPKSLPGMIDKLAVKTSVTSKKTLVVIDAGISTEENLQGIKEKGYNYLCVSRTRLKDYSLSKDHRTVTVHDTRKQEITLREVQTRPEEDYYLEITSPSKAMTEASMNRQWKERFEGEMEKINEAITRKGGTKRYEKVVERVGRAIERYPSIARHYQITYLCNERKPAEMQKVNWTIKDITAIDKNTGVYFLRTNVRTFGEQTTWEYYNLIREIECTNRQLKTDLNLRPIYHQKDERSDAHLFFGLLSYWIVNTIRFQLKQSGENAYWTEIVRRMSTQKLVTTEAVNALGEKVELRQCSRPTKQAERIYSILKMKQAPFKKIKICRSQSPPRGSS
- a CDS encoding DUF5053 domain-containing protein, with protein sequence MFNKTAYLIRGKTQKRESMTTGEKFEELKKKDIAAKSDRERITNDKELEQLANNDPEGFETAFIASAKQTLVDAKRLRIKEQMREITQFVSMSYIAKNYFNKTKSWLSQRINGHDVNGRQAQFTPEEIDTLNKAFSDLSQKLGAFRISL
- a CDS encoding ISAs1 family transposase yields the protein MTSPATSLHRYFECIPDHRINRNKKHLLSDIIILSILAVICGAESWDSIELFGKTKLSFLKTFLKLPNGIPSHDTINRVFSSLRPRLFEEAFIKWVDSLKDEHITKEVISLDGKCIKGSKDSFHEKNPIYMVSAWASENQLVLGQLKVDEKSNEITAIPLLLDLLDIEGSIITIDAIGTQTKIAEKIIENKADYILSVKGNQKELLSQVEDSFNRHNPDSVDQVTEKGHGRIETRTCEIISNLGFIDNREHWKGLKTIVRITAHRDTGKKQETETRFYISSVIDQAANFNTFIRQHWGIENKLHWTLDMVFDEDRQRKRAKNSAQNFSFIRKIALNLLKQDTSKGSLVSKRLKAGWDDNFLLQLLKI